A part of Methyloprofundus sedimenti genomic DNA contains:
- a CDS encoding transposase codes for MKKAINSKVQLTKRSARGYRNIECLLAIFTS; via the coding sequence TTGAAGAAGGCTATTAATAGTAAGGTTCAATTGACCAAACGAAGTGCAAGAGGCTATCGCAATATTGAGTGTTTATTAGCAATATTTACTTCCTAA
- the ubiK gene encoding ubiquinone biosynthesis accessory factor UbiK, which produces MFDPKSIDDIATRLSDAIPPGFANLKADMEKNFRAILQGALGKMDLVTREEFEVQKGVLAKTRSKLDNLEQRVADMEQQLSK; this is translated from the coding sequence ATGTTTGATCCAAAGTCTATTGATGATATTGCCACACGCTTAAGTGATGCTATTCCTCCTGGTTTTGCTAATCTAAAAGCAGATATGGAGAAAAATTTTCGAGCCATTTTACAAGGCGCTTTAGGTAAAATGGATTTAGTAACCCGGGAGGAATTTGAAGTACAAAAAGGTGTATTAGCCAAAACACGTTCTAAACTAGACAATCTCGAACAACGTGTTGCCGATATGGAACAACAACTTTCAAAGTAA
- a CDS encoding MarR family winged helix-turn-helix transcriptional regulator, translating to MQELTTLKLIERISTLLRAEQRKKYSALGLQPVHIQTLDYLASCNRFSDTPAAVTDYLGLTKGTVSQTLQVLERKGYLEKQQDAADKRSVHLKILAPGQKLLKSITPFDVFIKAEQAIANKQFDSITAALYEALVALQNVNGTSSFGQCKNCITFSEENDHYYCLLMQQPLDQADIEKICREFISVTNSGLV from the coding sequence ATGCAAGAACTAACAACTTTAAAATTAATTGAACGTATCAGTACTTTGCTGAGAGCTGAGCAGCGAAAAAAATATTCAGCGTTAGGACTGCAGCCAGTGCATATCCAGACACTTGATTACTTAGCTAGTTGCAATCGATTTAGTGATACACCAGCAGCGGTCACTGATTATTTAGGCTTAACCAAAGGTACCGTGTCCCAAACGCTTCAGGTTCTAGAACGTAAAGGTTATCTTGAAAAGCAGCAAGATGCTGCTGATAAACGCAGTGTGCATTTGAAAATTTTAGCTCCGGGACAAAAGCTCCTCAAAAGTATTACTCCTTTTGACGTGTTTATCAAAGCTGAACAAGCCATTGCCAATAAGCAATTTGATTCTATCACTGCCGCGCTATATGAAGCATTAGTTGCATTACAAAATGTTAATGGCACAAGTAGTTTTGGCCAGTGCAAGAACTGCATTACCTTCAGTGAGGAAAACGATCACTACTACTGCCTATTAATGCAACAGCCTTTAGATCAGGCTGATATAGAAAAAATTTGTCGAGAATTTATCTCTGTTACCAATTCTGGCTTAGTTTAA
- a CDS encoding metallophosphoesterase: MEHLNNKTSRTAILSLIFSALLTGCSTLSVAEKPTIHAAYTLFAPSQSGDPLIYARTVIDGVNADCPTLSSEQESIPTTPRHNPDSNHFPVTVCEAIIPFNRTLTILGTNIKFAAVKRSPVNILVIGDSGCKKKDCTKGESAQPFGQLAIDAAKQPADLILHMGDYNYRGTQGSLKFKGKKHPIYDAGDNSPTDSQCELEGPYYSQNALGSSKADHWKKWRDDFFRPAEPLLMSAPWVFARGNHELCSRAGPGWFYFLGPGSNLNGAAMPQLSCPDQGDLAKPDRNVLSHLKFVEPYQLKLTGLQLLVLDSANACDGYDPQETTTLYTRQLDQLAAMSTNQTISWLVTHRPFWGIKNKGKQAVNVTLQKALANSKNTALPSAVKLVLSGHKHLFQSLTFPSQRPPQLLVGNSGVALTSHATEGSFKDLIDDQLANIDTIVQFGYLTISYKTDGSWHGVLRDGTKKLATCNSSNLPGSICQAEP, encoded by the coding sequence ATGGAACACCTAAACAACAAAACAAGCAGAACGGCTATTTTAAGCTTAATTTTCTCGGCTTTATTAACCGGCTGTTCGACTCTTTCCGTAGCTGAGAAACCGACCATTCATGCCGCCTACACGCTATTCGCCCCTTCTCAAAGTGGCGACCCGCTCATCTATGCACGCACGGTAATTGATGGTGTCAATGCGGACTGTCCAACTTTATCCAGCGAACAAGAGTCGATACCTACTACCCCGCGTCACAATCCAGACTCAAATCACTTCCCGGTAACGGTCTGTGAAGCGATCATCCCATTCAACCGTACGTTGACTATACTCGGCACCAACATCAAGTTTGCCGCAGTTAAACGCTCTCCAGTAAACATTCTTGTCATCGGTGACAGCGGCTGTAAAAAGAAAGACTGCACGAAAGGTGAGAGCGCTCAACCTTTTGGCCAATTGGCTATTGATGCCGCAAAACAGCCTGCCGATTTGATTCTCCATATGGGGGATTATAACTATCGAGGAACCCAAGGGAGTCTGAAATTCAAGGGCAAAAAACACCCCATCTACGATGCAGGTGATAACTCCCCCACCGATTCGCAATGCGAGCTGGAGGGCCCATATTATAGTCAGAATGCGCTTGGCAGCTCGAAAGCCGACCACTGGAAAAAATGGCGCGATGATTTTTTCCGGCCCGCCGAACCTCTGTTAATGAGCGCCCCGTGGGTTTTTGCACGAGGTAACCATGAGCTCTGCAGTCGAGCGGGGCCGGGCTGGTTCTATTTTCTCGGCCCGGGCAGCAATTTGAACGGTGCAGCTATGCCTCAATTAAGTTGCCCAGATCAAGGCGATCTAGCCAAACCGGATCGCAATGTTCTCTCTCATCTTAAATTTGTCGAGCCTTATCAACTAAAATTGACTGGCTTGCAGTTACTCGTTTTAGACAGCGCCAATGCTTGTGATGGTTATGATCCGCAGGAGACAACCACGCTTTACACCAGGCAACTTGATCAACTCGCAGCGATGAGCACGAATCAGACAATAAGCTGGTTAGTCACTCACCGACCATTTTGGGGAATCAAGAATAAGGGTAAACAAGCGGTCAATGTAACGCTGCAGAAAGCCCTTGCCAACAGTAAAAACACCGCACTGCCATCCGCTGTAAAGCTCGTCTTATCCGGCCACAAACATCTGTTTCAATCACTCACTTTCCCCAGCCAGCGTCCTCCCCAGTTGCTCGTCGGTAATAGTGGTGTAGCACTCACTTCTCATGCTACGGAAGGTTCATTCAAAGATCTCATTGATGATCAGCTCGCTAACATTGACACCATCGTTCAATTTGGTTATTTAACGATCTCATATAAGACTGATGGTTCATGGCATGGTGTGCTTCGCGATGGCACAAAAAAGCTCGCAACATGCAACAGCTCAAACTTACCAGGTTCCATATGTCAAGCTGAGCCATAA